In Bacteroidota bacterium, a single window of DNA contains:
- a CDS encoding transketolase, with protein sequence MGQKTATAKPRKKVSNALPAKEEILQDYRIAQESRQASLLGRREVLTGKAKFGIFGDGKEIPQLAMAKVFKDGDWRSGYYRDQTFMLATGMMTLEEFFSQLYGDTNPESNPGTGGRVMNNHFATRSLDEAGEWKDLTAQKNSSADISPTAGQMPRLLGLALASKIFRNNAELKDDVNFSRNGDEVAFGTIGDASTSEGHFFESLNAAAVLQVPMAVSVWDDGWGISVPRKFQTAKDSISDLLSGFRKEDKGSGILIYKEKGWDYPALVSAYQEGIERCRREHIPVLFHITELTQPQGHSTSGSHERYKSPEQLKWEENHDGVQKMREWILENNIATIEELDDIEKNAAKRVKEARRNAWERFIRPISEQRDDFLRMVDISTCNCAKTAKIDHIKQELAMVGEPIWKDIMSSGKKILRLICDHCSNPQNSLKINVMTWRDQAMLNKNQDYSSHLWSESRHSVRNLQEIAPIIPENAPEVPGREILKMNFDYIFSHNKHTLIFGEDVGKIGGVNQTLEGLQDKYGELRISDTGIREATIIGQGIGMAMRGLRPIAEIQYFDYLLYGLQVLSDDLATLQYRTRGGQKAPLIISTRGHRLEGIWHSGSPLSMVINSIRGVHVIVPRNLTQAAGFYNAMLASDEPALIIEPLNGYRLKEKLPSNIGEYMIKPGKPEILKQGYDITLVTYGSCVRIAQDAVAQLTEFSIDVELIDVQTLLPFDTEHVIAESLKKTNKILFFDEDVPGGATSFMMQKVLEEQNGFYHLDAQPRTLTAKPHRAAYSTDGDYFSNPNAEDVFDAVYNIMHEVNPAKYPKIF encoded by the coding sequence ATGGGACAAAAAACAGCCACAGCAAAGCCTAGGAAAAAAGTATCCAACGCTCTTCCCGCGAAGGAAGAGATATTGCAGGATTACCGAATAGCACAGGAAAGTCGTCAGGCAAGTTTGCTTGGCCGCAGGGAAGTACTCACAGGTAAGGCAAAATTTGGGATTTTTGGAGACGGGAAGGAAATTCCCCAGTTGGCGATGGCAAAGGTTTTCAAGGACGGGGATTGGCGTTCGGGATATTACCGTGATCAGACTTTTATGCTTGCAACGGGAATGATGACCCTGGAGGAGTTTTTCTCTCAGCTTTACGGTGATACGAATCCGGAATCCAATCCGGGTACGGGTGGACGGGTCATGAACAATCATTTTGCTACAAGAAGTCTGGATGAAGCAGGTGAATGGAAAGATCTCACAGCGCAAAAGAACTCTTCTGCCGACATCTCCCCTACTGCCGGCCAAATGCCACGATTGCTTGGATTAGCCCTTGCATCAAAGATTTTCAGAAACAATGCGGAGCTTAAGGATGACGTAAACTTTTCACGTAACGGTGACGAGGTTGCATTCGGTACGATAGGTGATGCCAGTACTTCTGAAGGTCATTTTTTTGAAAGTCTTAATGCTGCTGCTGTTTTGCAGGTACCCATGGCCGTTTCCGTTTGGGATGATGGGTGGGGAATTTCCGTTCCCCGGAAATTCCAGACAGCCAAAGACAGTATTTCCGATCTGCTTAGCGGATTCAGGAAGGAGGACAAGGGAAGCGGGATTCTGATCTATAAGGAGAAGGGATGGGACTACCCTGCTCTTGTCAGCGCCTACCAGGAAGGAATTGAACGATGCAGAAGGGAACATATTCCGGTTTTATTTCATATCACAGAACTCACGCAACCCCAGGGTCATTCAACCTCCGGTTCGCACGAACGCTATAAATCACCAGAACAATTAAAGTGGGAAGAAAATCATGATGGTGTGCAAAAGATGAGAGAATGGATACTTGAAAACAACATCGCGACCATTGAGGAACTGGATGATATAGAAAAAAATGCTGCAAAGCGTGTAAAAGAAGCCAGGAGAAATGCATGGGAAAGGTTTATCCGGCCAATCTCAGAACAAAGGGATGATTTTCTCCGAATGGTAGACATCAGTACCTGTAATTGTGCCAAGACAGCCAAGATCGATCACATTAAACAGGAACTGGCCATGGTTGGGGAACCTATCTGGAAAGATATAATGTCGTCGGGAAAGAAGATACTCAGGTTGATATGCGATCATTGTTCCAATCCACAAAACTCGTTAAAGATAAATGTTATGACCTGGCGCGACCAGGCTATGCTGAACAAAAATCAGGATTACAGCTCACATTTGTGGAGTGAATCCAGGCATTCCGTCCGAAATCTACAGGAGATCGCCCCCATTATACCTGAAAATGCTCCCGAAGTGCCTGGCAGGGAGATCCTGAAAATGAACTTCGATTATATTTTTTCGCATAACAAACATACTCTTATTTTCGGCGAAGATGTCGGAAAAATCGGAGGAGTGAATCAGACCCTTGAAGGTCTGCAGGACAAGTACGGAGAACTCAGGATCTCTGATACAGGAATCAGGGAAGCAACCATCATTGGCCAGGGTATAGGAATGGCTATGAGGGGGTTAAGACCTATAGCGGAAATACAGTACTTTGATTATCTGTTATATGGTTTGCAAGTACTTAGCGACGACCTGGCCACCTTACAATACCGTACAAGAGGAGGGCAGAAAGCACCCTTGATCATCAGCACCAGAGGACACAGGCTGGAAGGCATCTGGCATTCAGGTTCTCCTTTGAGTATGGTCATTAATTCCATTCGTGGAGTACATGTTATTGTACCCAGGAATTTGACCCAGGCTGCGGGTTTTTACAATGCTATGCTGGCTTCCGATGAACCCGCGTTAATCATTGAACCTTTGAATGGATACAGGTTAAAAGAGAAGTTACCTTCAAATATTGGTGAATACATGATAAAACCCGGCAAACCGGAGATTCTTAAACAAGGATATGATATTACGCTGGTTACTTATGGTTCCTGTGTAAGGATTGCCCAGGATGCCGTTGCCCAATTGACGGAGTTCAGCATTGACGTGGAGCTTATCGATGTACAGACCCTTTTGCCTTTTGATACAGAGCATGTTATAGCTGAATCTCTTAAGAAAACCAACAAAATTCTATTCTTTGACGAAGATGTTCCGGGAGGAGCTACTTCATTTATGATGCAAAAAGTATTGGAAGAGCAGAACGGATTCTATCACCTTGATGCACAGCCCAGAACATTAACTGCAAAACCACATCGGGCAGCATACAGTACCGATGGGGATTACTTTTCCAATCCCAACGCCGAGGATGTATTTGACGCTGTTTACAATATCATGCACGAAGTTAATCCTGCGAAGTATCCTAAAATATTCTAA
- a CDS encoding PspC domain-containing protein, producing MKKTISINIRGIVFQIDEDAYEKLYIYLASLRRHFDQTQGKEEILEDIETRISELLQENLKDNKQVISIEDIERIIAILGQPVDFDEDDEDDQKSEQQTQYSTKRLYRDPDHQVLGGVCSGLGAYFRIDPLWFRLMFIVFLFVWGTGVLAYLILWAVVPKANTTAEKLEMRGEKVTVENIEKSIREEFEHIRSKLQDLTGQTKEQFKKKAVSPGNVIERFLLILLDGLKLVVRVLVIILGIALLLTGLGMLAAFITLLFGFEGIFFTDHYEVVSLPFQTLFYFLNPAGQSYGFFYLGIILLISVPLIMLIYNAARMIFRFERIRYLGLTAFNIWLAGLIIVGIYAFRTARHFQFEQQTETEFSIIQPVGDTLHLGLKNRMPEALLEGKDVLMVTDDFEVALAHEKKYIGEIGLETTESHDNEFHLIMYVKARGKNHHDALENASAVTYEFESTENSILLANYYVLPDSIPWTKHEVTIEIQVPEGKAIKLDKKLVKINDRMGRKIRIRTSGQMLSIHKTIWESKFNRPFLTGISHRTHFIKQVLLN from the coding sequence ATGAAAAAGACCATTTCAATTAACATCAGGGGTATTGTTTTCCAGATCGATGAAGATGCCTATGAAAAGCTATATATTTATCTGGCATCATTGAGAAGGCATTTTGACCAGACCCAGGGTAAGGAGGAGATACTGGAAGATATCGAAACCCGTATTTCAGAACTTTTGCAGGAAAACCTGAAAGACAACAAACAGGTCATAAGTATAGAAGATATAGAACGTATCATAGCTATTCTTGGACAACCCGTCGACTTTGACGAAGACGATGAAGATGACCAAAAGAGTGAACAACAAACCCAATACAGCACAAAAAGACTATACAGGGATCCTGACCATCAGGTGCTTGGGGGTGTTTGTAGCGGTTTGGGGGCATACTTCAGGATAGATCCGTTATGGTTCAGGTTGATGTTCATAGTGTTCTTGTTCGTATGGGGAACCGGTGTTCTGGCTTACCTTATTTTGTGGGCTGTTGTTCCCAAAGCCAATACAACTGCAGAAAAACTGGAAATGAGAGGTGAAAAGGTTACAGTGGAGAACATTGAAAAATCCATAAGGGAAGAATTTGAGCATATCCGTTCAAAACTTCAGGATCTGACAGGACAGACAAAGGAACAATTTAAAAAAAAAGCAGTTTCGCCGGGTAATGTAATAGAGCGTTTTCTTTTAATATTGCTTGACGGTCTTAAGTTGGTAGTAAGAGTACTGGTTATCATTCTCGGTATCGCTTTATTATTGACAGGTCTGGGGATGCTGGCAGCTTTCATAACCTTGCTTTTCGGATTTGAAGGCATTTTCTTCACAGACCATTATGAGGTAGTTAGTCTTCCATTTCAGACACTGTTTTACTTTCTAAATCCCGCAGGTCAGTCATATGGTTTTTTCTATCTCGGAATCATCTTATTAATATCGGTTCCGCTTATCATGCTTATTTACAATGCGGCCAGAATGATTTTCAGGTTTGAACGGATAAGGTATCTTGGGCTCACAGCATTTAATATTTGGTTAGCAGGATTGATCATAGTAGGGATTTATGCATTCCGGACCGCCAGGCATTTCCAGTTTGAGCAACAGACCGAAACGGAGTTTTCCATTATTCAACCTGTTGGGGATACATTGCATCTGGGGTTGAAAAACCGAATGCCGGAAGCACTGCTTGAAGGAAAAGATGTTTTAATGGTTACCGATGACTTTGAAGTCGCCCTTGCCCATGAAAAGAAATACATTGGAGAAATTGGACTGGAAACCACTGAAAGTCATGATAACGAATTCCATTTGATCATGTACGTTAAGGCAAGAGGTAAAAATCATCACGATGCTCTGGAAAATGCCTCAGCGGTTACCTATGAATTTGAATCAACGGAAAACAGTATTCTTCTGGCCAATTATTATGTTCTACCAGACAGCATACCCTGGACAAAGCATGAAGTCACCATTGAGATCCAGGTACCTGAGGGCAAGGCAATAAAACTTGATAAAAAACTTGTTAAAATAAACGACAGAATGGGACGAAAAATCAGGATCAGAACATCCGGGCAGATGTTATCTATCCATAAAACCATATGGGAAAGCAAGTTTAACAGACCCTTTCTCACAGGCATTTCTCACAGAACCCATTTTATCAAACAAGTATTGCTTAATTAA
- a CDS encoding PadR family transcriptional regulator, translated as MNIEKQTAQMRKGVLELCILSIIDRHDAYASDILVQLKDAQLIVVEGTLYPLLTRLKNDGFLNYRWEESKSGPPRKYYVITENGRIMLSRLHSIWNDLVESVAQITEKVKE; from the coding sequence ATGAATATCGAGAAACAAACAGCACAAATGCGTAAAGGGGTACTGGAGTTATGTATCCTTTCGATAATTGACAGGCACGATGCCTACGCATCGGATATTCTGGTTCAATTAAAAGACGCACAATTAATTGTAGTTGAGGGTACCTTATATCCTCTATTAACGCGATTAAAGAATGATGGATTTCTAAATTACCGGTGGGAGGAATCGAAATCGGGTCCTCCGAGGAAATACTATGTAATTACGGAAAACGGCAGGATCATGTTAAGCAGGTTGCATTCGATCTGGAATGACCTTGTAGAATCCGTTGCGCAAATAACAGAAAAAGTAAAAGAATAA